The Alkalibacter saccharofermentans DSM 14828 genome has a window encoding:
- a CDS encoding YebC/PmpR family DNA-binding transcriptional regulator yields MAGHSKWANIKHKKGKADAAKGQVYTKLSKAIAVAVKEGGSDPEMNSRLRDAVTKAKANNMPNDNIDRAIKKGAGELGSANYEEITYEGYGPGGVAVIVQALTENKNRTAGDVRHAFDKNGGNLGTSGCVSFMFEKKGQIMIEKDDSVDEDELMMIALEAGAQDINVEAEGFEIVTEPEEFQKTCDALVEAGYEFASAEVAMIPTTYSKLSEEDVKKMNKMLDMFDDNDDIQEVYHNWEEE; encoded by the coding sequence ATGGCTGGACATTCAAAATGGGCAAACATTAAGCATAAAAAAGGCAAGGCTGATGCAGCGAAGGGGCAGGTGTACACCAAGCTTTCAAAGGCTATTGCAGTAGCTGTCAAAGAAGGCGGATCTGATCCTGAAATGAACTCACGACTGAGAGATGCCGTTACCAAGGCAAAAGCTAACAATATGCCGAATGATAATATCGACCGAGCGATAAAAAAAGGTGCAGGGGAGCTAGGGTCCGCGAATTACGAAGAGATAACATATGAAGGATATGGTCCAGGAGGAGTAGCTGTTATCGTTCAAGCTTTGACAGAAAATAAAAACCGAACTGCTGGGGATGTTAGGCATGCCTTTGATAAAAATGGAGGTAATCTGGGCACTTCGGGATGCGTTTCTTTCATGTTTGAAAAAAAAGGCCAGATAATGATAGAAAAAGACGATAGCGTAGATGAAGATGAGCTGATGATGATTGCACTTGAGGCAGGAGCTCAAGATATAAATGTTGAAGCGGAAGGCTTTGAGATAGTAACCGAACCGGAGGAGTTTCAAAAAACTTGCGATGCACTGGTTGAAGCAGGATATGAATTCGCATCTGCAGAAGTAGCGATGATACCCACTACTTATTCTAAGCTCTCAGAAGAAGATGTTAAAAAGATGAATAAAATGCTGGATATGTTTGACGACAACGATGATATACAGGAAGTCTACCACAACTGGGAAGAAGAATAA
- the nifH gene encoding nitrogenase iron protein encodes MRQIAIYGKGGIGKSTTTQNLTAALGEMGREIMIVGCDPKADSTRLVLHGMAQKTVLETLRDEGEDIELDQVLVKGFKDIRCVESGGPEPGVGCAGRGIITSINLLEQLGAYTEDLDYVFYDVLGDVVCGGFAMPIREGKAEEIYIVASGEMMAMYAANNISKGIQKYAATGGTRLGGIICNSRKVDNEYEMIEAFAKELGTQMIHFVPRDNMVQRAEINKKTVIDFDPSQPQADQYRTLAKNIEDNDMFVVPKPMETDRLEEILMEYGILG; translated from the coding sequence ATGAGACAAATTGCAATCTATGGTAAAGGTGGAATCGGCAAATCAACGACTACTCAAAACTTGACAGCCGCACTAGGAGAAATGGGAAGAGAAATAATGATAGTTGGCTGTGACCCTAAAGCAGATTCTACAAGACTGGTGCTTCACGGGATGGCTCAAAAGACTGTGCTGGAAACTTTGAGAGATGAAGGTGAAGACATTGAGCTGGATCAAGTGCTTGTAAAAGGCTTTAAGGACATAAGATGTGTGGAGTCAGGTGGACCGGAACCGGGTGTAGGTTGTGCGGGAAGAGGAATAATAACTTCAATAAACCTTCTTGAGCAACTGGGAGCTTATACGGAAGATCTAGATTATGTATTCTACGATGTCTTGGGAGACGTTGTATGTGGCGGTTTTGCGATGCCTATACGTGAAGGAAAGGCTGAAGAAATCTATATTGTTGCATCAGGTGAGATGATGGCCATGTACGCCGCAAACAACATAAGCAAAGGCATACAAAAATATGCTGCAACAGGTGGCACGAGACTTGGTGGAATAATATGCAACAGCAGGAAAGTTGACAACGAATATGAAATGATAGAGGCCTTTGCAAAAGAGCTAGGAACACAAATGATTCACTTCGTGCCAAGAGACAACATGGTACAAAGAGCAGAAATAAACAAAAAGACAGTAATAGACTTTGACCCTTCACAACCTCAGGCAGACCAGTACAGAACTTTAGCCAAAAACATCGAAGACAACGATATGTTTGTAGTACCTAAACCTATGGAGACAGACAGACTGGAAGAAATTTTGATGGAATATGGAATCTTGGGTTGA
- a CDS encoding nitrogenase component 1, with protein sequence MKTKNYMNMNVNPCKMCMPMGGSLAFKGIENSMILMHGSQGCATYIRRHMATHYNEPIDIASSSLSENQTVHGGSKNLKHGIKNVIKLYNPKVIGVLTTCLAETIGEDIKRVIEEFKSKHSITEVDIIPVSTPGYGASHYEGFFHTVRSIVEYYSPETPEKNDKINIVAGDLTPADIREIKRIGKLYEVDFNLIPDISETLDGSFSEDYSKIPKGGTTIQEIRSMAGAKATIEFALLLEEKYSPGIFLKEKYGVELYKMAMPVGLEGTDTFIKALAKITGRSVPKDLHAERERMLDGMIDSHKYNGEGRALIFGNPEITYATTKLCSENGITPMIVATGAKAKTLKKYFDYPNSLIMDDVDFETIHSEVKRLKPNIMIGNSDGKFIWEKENIPLIRVGFPVHDHIGAQRKLIIGYTGSMTYLDEITNTLLDLKHSGYRQRIYDEFYDKSGGEKYA encoded by the coding sequence ATGAAAACTAAAAATTACATGAATATGAATGTCAATCCATGCAAAATGTGCATGCCTATGGGCGGGTCCCTGGCCTTTAAAGGCATAGAGAATTCCATGATATTGATGCACGGATCTCAGGGATGTGCAACGTATATCAGAAGACACATGGCTACCCATTACAATGAGCCCATTGACATTGCCTCAAGTTCACTAAGTGAAAATCAAACAGTGCATGGAGGAAGCAAAAATTTAAAGCACGGGATCAAAAATGTAATCAAGCTTTACAATCCCAAGGTTATAGGTGTATTGACGACCTGCTTGGCTGAGACTATCGGCGAGGATATCAAAAGGGTAATAGAAGAATTTAAAAGCAAGCATTCAATAACCGAAGTTGACATCATACCGGTTTCAACTCCGGGATACGGAGCTAGCCATTACGAGGGTTTTTTTCATACGGTGAGATCCATAGTTGAATACTACTCCCCTGAAACACCGGAAAAAAATGACAAAATAAATATTGTCGCCGGTGATTTGACTCCCGCAGATATCAGGGAAATAAAAAGGATAGGCAAACTCTACGAAGTTGACTTTAATCTAATACCTGATATTTCGGAGACTTTGGACGGGTCATTCAGTGAAGATTACAGTAAAATACCAAAGGGAGGCACAACAATCCAGGAGATAAGGTCAATGGCAGGAGCTAAAGCCACCATTGAGTTTGCGCTGCTGTTGGAGGAAAAATATAGCCCGGGGATATTTCTAAAAGAAAAATACGGAGTAGAATTATATAAGATGGCAATGCCGGTGGGATTGGAAGGAACAGATACCTTTATAAAAGCCCTTGCAAAGATTACCGGCAGATCGGTTCCGAAAGATTTGCATGCAGAAAGAGAGCGGATGCTCGACGGAATGATCGATTCTCATAAATATAACGGAGAAGGACGAGCATTGATTTTTGGAAATCCTGAAATAACTTACGCAACTACAAAGCTGTGCTCAGAAAACGGAATAACACCTATGATAGTTGCAACCGGAGCGAAGGCTAAAACACTAAAAAAATATTTTGATTATCCAAATTCTTTGATTATGGATGATGTTGACTTTGAGACTATCCACAGTGAAGTGAAAAGATTAAAGCCTAATATTATGATAGGCAACTCAGACGGCAAGTTCATCTGGGAGAAAGAAAACATACCATTAATCAGAGTTGGTTTTCCTGTTCACGATCATATAGGAGCTCAAAGGAAGCTTATAATCGGTTATACGGGAAGCATGACATACTTAGATGAAATTACAAATACTTTGCTGGACTTAAAACACAGTGGCTACAGACAGAGGATATACGATGAATTTTATGATAAAAGCGGAGGTGAGAAATATGCGTAA
- the ruvB gene encoding Holliday junction branch migration DNA helicase RuvB has translation MKDRIITTETTESDLDIEKSLRPKELKDYIGQNKVKEKMSIFIKAAMERSETLDHVLLYGPPGLGKTTLANIIANELGVNIRITSGPAIEKPGDLAAILTGLNKGDVLFIDEIHRLNRSIEEILYPAMEDFVIDIIVGKGPGARSIRLELPPFTLIGATTRAGLLTSPLRDRFGVISRLEIYDTSQLSKIITRSATILDVDIAWDGAEELAKRSRGTPRIANRLLKRVRDFAQIKGNGIIDKKTAKDALELLEVDEIGLDEIDRKMLESIIIKFSGGPVGLDTLSATIDEEKSTIEDVYEPYLLQLGFIQRTPRGRIATKRAYEHMGYSFDSENISFFDGQDTSEA, from the coding sequence TTGAAAGATAGAATTATAACCACGGAAACAACTGAATCGGATCTTGATATAGAAAAAAGCCTCAGGCCTAAGGAACTTAAGGATTACATTGGCCAGAACAAGGTTAAGGAAAAAATGAGCATATTTATAAAAGCTGCGATGGAAAGAAGCGAGACTTTGGACCATGTGCTTCTTTATGGTCCGCCGGGTCTTGGAAAGACGACTTTGGCAAATATAATAGCAAATGAGCTCGGAGTAAACATAAGAATAACATCAGGTCCTGCTATAGAAAAACCGGGTGATTTGGCTGCGATATTGACAGGACTCAACAAGGGGGATGTTCTGTTCATCGACGAGATACACCGCCTAAACAGAAGCATAGAAGAAATCCTATATCCAGCCATGGAGGATTTTGTTATTGACATAATCGTAGGTAAAGGCCCGGGAGCTAGGTCTATTCGTTTAGAGCTACCACCGTTTACGCTGATCGGCGCCACTACCCGCGCCGGGCTTCTTACATCACCATTACGTGACAGGTTCGGAGTGATTTCGAGACTAGAAATTTACGACACATCACAACTTTCAAAGATAATCACTAGGAGCGCGACAATACTTGATGTGGATATAGCCTGGGATGGAGCAGAAGAACTAGCCAAAAGATCTCGAGGAACGCCTAGAATCGCCAACAGGCTCCTTAAAAGGGTACGGGATTTTGCACAGATAAAAGGAAATGGCATAATTGATAAGAAAACTGCAAAAGATGCATTAGAGTTGCTGGAGGTTGACGAAATTGGACTTGACGAAATCGACAGGAAGATGCTTGAAAGCATAATAATTAAGTTTTCAGGAGGGCCTGTAGGCCTGGATACTCTTTCTGCAACAATAGATGAGGAAAAGTCAACAATAGAGGATGTGTACGAACCATATTTATTGCAATTGGGTTTTATTCAGAGGACTCCTCGTGGAAGGATTGCAACCAAAAGGGCATATGAGCATATGGGCTATTCCTTCGATAGTGAAAATATAAGCTTTTTTGACGGTCAAGATACTTCAGAAGCATAA
- the nifE gene encoding nitrogenase iron-molybdenum cofactor biosynthesis protein NifE — MKAEKSYMLDERKDHILIKKSGSDGIKCDQDSVSGAVSQRACVYCGARVVLNPITDAVHIVHGPIGCASYTWDIRGSLSSGSENFRNSFSTDLQEKDIIFGGEKKLASAIEEIVEKIKPQIIFVYSTCVVGVIGDDLEAVCKEVEKKFTIKVIPVQSSGFAGSKKDGYKAACNAIISLMDSDSQMDDIKDKRSFNYLGEFNLAGEIWILGRYFNALGLKLITGMTGDSSTDKLKEAKNASFNIVQCAGSSIYLAEQMKVKYGIDYERVSFFGIDDTSESLRTLAKLSKDEGVVQKAEAFIELMIEETEEALENYKNRCRGKKVAIYVGGGFKAISLIKQFNELGMETVMVGTQTGRKEEYEKIKELSNEGTVILDDTNPSELESFMKEKGADLLVGGVKERPLAYKLGIAFIDHNHERKHPLCGYEGAVNFAKEVDLTVNSPVWNLVKGGGLDEN; from the coding sequence ATGAAAGCTGAAAAAAGCTATATGCTGGACGAAAGGAAAGATCATATACTAATAAAAAAATCAGGCTCTGACGGCATCAAATGCGATCAGGACAGTGTTTCAGGAGCTGTAAGCCAAAGGGCGTGCGTTTACTGTGGTGCAAGAGTTGTTTTGAATCCGATAACGGATGCAGTGCATATCGTTCATGGACCTATTGGTTGTGCCAGCTACACTTGGGACATACGAGGGAGCTTAAGCAGTGGATCTGAAAATTTCAGAAACAGCTTTTCCACGGACCTGCAGGAAAAAGACATTATTTTTGGAGGCGAAAAAAAACTTGCATCGGCTATAGAGGAGATTGTTGAAAAAATCAAGCCACAAATCATATTTGTATATTCGACCTGTGTAGTAGGGGTAATAGGCGACGATTTGGAAGCTGTATGTAAAGAGGTTGAGAAAAAATTTACAATAAAGGTGATTCCTGTCCAGTCATCGGGATTTGCCGGCAGTAAAAAAGATGGATATAAAGCGGCTTGCAATGCGATTATTTCCCTGATGGATAGCGATTCCCAAATGGATGATATTAAAGACAAGAGAAGTTTCAATTATTTAGGGGAATTCAACTTAGCCGGAGAGATATGGATTTTGGGCAGGTACTTTAATGCCTTGGGCTTGAAGCTGATAACAGGAATGACTGGAGATTCGTCCACCGATAAGCTTAAAGAGGCAAAAAATGCATCCTTCAATATTGTGCAATGCGCAGGTTCAAGCATTTATCTGGCGGAGCAGATGAAAGTGAAATACGGTATAGATTACGAAAGGGTAAGTTTTTTCGGAATTGACGACACATCTGAGTCTTTGAGAACCCTTGCCAAATTATCGAAAGACGAAGGGGTAGTTCAAAAAGCAGAGGCATTTATCGAACTAATGATAGAAGAAACTGAAGAAGCACTTGAAAATTATAAAAACAGATGCAGAGGAAAAAAAGTCGCAATCTATGTCGGTGGAGGCTTTAAAGCCATATCCCTGATCAAGCAGTTTAATGAACTTGGGATGGAAACCGTAATGGTGGGAACTCAAACAGGCAGAAAAGAAGAATACGAAAAAATCAAAGAGCTCTCAAATGAAGGGACAGTTATACTGGATGATACTAATCCATCGGAGTTAGAGTCCTTCATGAAAGAAAAAGGTGCGGATCTCCTGGTGGGAGGAGTCAAAGAAAGACCGCTGGCTTATAAGCTCGGCATAGCCTTTATAGATCACAACCACGAAAGAAAGCATCCCCTTTGCGGCTATGAAGGGGCAGTCAACTTTGCTAAAGAAGTCGATCTAACTGTAAACAGTCCTGTTTGGAACCTGGTGAAAGGAGGCGGACTTGATGAAAACTAA
- the ruvA gene encoding Holliday junction branch migration protein RuvA, whose product MYEYLKGSIKDFYEDKVVLECGDIGYLITVSAMTLKSLSQDAGQTKIYIHQHIREDEMTLYGFGDKQERKLFRDLISISGIGPKVSIGILSSFTFDKFASYLSTGDEKAISTAPGIGKKTANRIILELKDKYKNIIPTHGDSNDVISTTTTEIRKEAAQALESLGYSYSEGLDMVDRIFIDGMTIEDIIKKALSSSAFATS is encoded by the coding sequence TTGTACGAATATCTAAAGGGAAGCATAAAGGACTTTTATGAAGATAAGGTCGTCCTCGAGTGTGGAGATATTGGCTATCTGATTACTGTATCAGCAATGACCTTGAAAAGTCTTAGCCAGGATGCAGGGCAAACCAAGATATACATTCATCAACACATCAGAGAAGACGAAATGACGCTTTACGGATTTGGGGACAAGCAGGAAAGAAAGCTCTTTAGAGACCTAATAAGCATTTCCGGCATAGGACCTAAGGTAAGCATAGGAATACTTTCAAGCTTCACGTTTGATAAGTTTGCCTCCTATCTTTCTACCGGGGATGAAAAGGCTATTTCCACAGCTCCTGGAATAGGAAAAAAGACAGCGAACAGAATAATTCTTGAATTAAAAGACAAATACAAAAATATAATTCCCACCCATGGAGATTCTAATGACGTAATTTCAACAACCACTACTGAAATCAGAAAAGAAGCGGCACAAGCCTTGGAGAGCTTGGGGTATTCCTATTCAGAGGGTCTTGATATGGTGGATAGGATATTTATTGACGGTATGACCATTGAGGATATAATCAAAAAAGCACTGTCATCCAGTGCTTTTGCAACTTCCTAA
- a CDS encoding P-II family nitrogen regulator, with protein MKMIRAIVRPERVSVILEELLDAGYPAVTKTDVVGRGKQRGIKVGNVRYDELQKEMLLLVVEDEEKDEVVKLISKNAKTGEGVYGDGKIFVTPVEDVYTISSGVQEL; from the coding sequence ATGAAAATGATAAGAGCCATTGTCAGACCTGAAAGAGTGTCTGTGATTTTAGAAGAATTGCTAGATGCCGGCTATCCGGCGGTAACAAAAACTGATGTCGTAGGAAGAGGAAAACAAAGAGGCATAAAAGTAGGAAATGTAAGATACGATGAACTTCAAAAAGAAATGCTGCTTTTGGTAGTGGAAGACGAGGAAAAAGACGAGGTAGTAAAGCTTATTTCCAAGAATGCCAAGACTGGAGAAGGAGTTTATGGAGATGGGAAGATATTTGTTACACCGGTTGAGGATGTTTACACAATAAGCAGTGGCGTACAAGAGCTGTAG
- a CDS encoding YigZ family protein: MSIYLIRERFDMEDYLTVKGESIREIVVKKSRFIAYCFHIESVDVAEDKIKRIQKLNYKAAHNTFAYAVNPTGDIFKYSDDGEPSLTAGKPIYESIVGRNLTNVLVVVTRYFGGIKLGTGGLVRAYGQAAQEALDEMEIVKMQYNAVFEISTDYSLLGMLQNYFSTFDCVMEGIEYADEVKIKICIPFRQKEQFISGHRELTNGKQKLYSGGEKFIEKIAF; encoded by the coding sequence ATGAGCATTTACTTAATAAGGGAAAGGTTTGACATGGAAGACTATTTAACCGTAAAGGGAGAATCGATCAGGGAGATTGTTGTAAAGAAATCTCGTTTTATAGCATATTGCTTTCATATTGAGTCCGTAGATGTTGCTGAGGATAAGATAAAAAGAATACAGAAGCTTAATTATAAAGCAGCCCATAATACTTTTGCATATGCGGTTAATCCGACAGGAGATATATTTAAGTACAGTGATGATGGGGAACCCTCCCTTACCGCAGGCAAACCCATATACGAAAGCATCGTGGGAAGAAATTTGACCAACGTATTGGTGGTGGTGACTAGATATTTCGGGGGTATAAAGCTGGGAACCGGGGGACTAGTCAGGGCTTACGGCCAGGCAGCTCAAGAAGCTTTGGACGAAATGGAAATAGTGAAGATGCAATATAATGCTGTTTTTGAAATCTCCACGGACTATAGCCTCTTAGGAATGCTTCAAAACTATTTTTCAACATTCGATTGCGTTATGGAAGGAATAGAATATGCAGATGAAGTTAAAATTAAAATTTGCATACCTTTTAGACAAAAGGAACAGTTCATAAGCGGACACAGGGAGCTAACAAATGGCAAACAGAAATTATACAGTGGGGGAGAAAAATTCATTGAAAAAATTGCCTTTTAG
- a CDS encoding P-II family nitrogen regulator, protein MKEIMAVIRMNKMNETKNALSEAGYPSMLCKKVTGRGKKMVNMDILEDLIEGKEIDNPHLIETITENNRFIAKRLIYLVVHDEDVKSVIDLLIDVNQTGNMGDGKIFVCPVDDAIRVRTDECGDLAI, encoded by the coding sequence ATGAAAGAAATAATGGCAGTAATCAGAATGAACAAGATGAATGAAACAAAGAATGCACTGTCTGAAGCCGGGTACCCGTCCATGCTATGTAAAAAAGTAACTGGCCGAGGCAAAAAAATGGTCAATATGGATATATTGGAGGACCTGATTGAGGGAAAAGAGATAGATAATCCTCATTTGATTGAGACAATTACGGAAAACAACAGATTTATCGCAAAAAGGCTAATTTATCTCGTGGTGCACGATGAGGATGTAAAAAGCGTCATAGACCTACTAATCGATGTCAATCAAACAGGTAACATGGGAGACGGAAAAATATTCGTTTGTCCGGTGGATGATGCTATAAGAGTCAGAACGGACGAATGCGGAGATCTGGCAATTTAG
- the nifD gene encoding nitrogenase molybdenum-iron protein alpha chain produces the protein MNKVVDKMLDAYPAKVMKNRKEHILVKDSDDIPKIGANTRTIPGIITNRGCCYAGCKGVVIGPIVDMVHIVHGPVGCSYYAWGTRRNKGKAKDGGKNFLSYAFTTDMQESDIVFGGDKKLAQAIKEAVETFNPKAISVSATCPVGLIGDDIQKVAKDAEKEYGIPVLAFSCEGYKGVSQSAGHHIANNKLMKDVIGTIDIPKPKEKEFTLNILGEYNIGGDEWEISRVLNKIGYKVVACMTGNSEYEDIAKSHNADLNLVQCHRSINYIAEMIEIKYGMPWMKVNFIGMENMSNTLRNIAKYFGDEDLIKRTEAVISEEISEIEDEMAYYKEMCEGKTAMLYVGGSRAHHYQGLLGEIGMDTILAGYEFGHRDDYEGRDVIPDIKLDADTRNIEEITVEKDEQKYRLRIPVNRLEELKKELPLNQYKGLITDMKTNTVVIDDLNHYETEIAVKALKPSFFGSGIKDKYMIQKMGIYSKQMHSYDYSGPYAGYKGAVNFARDTAAGIHTPAWSYTIPPWKKEPMITGKVEGVEKVC, from the coding sequence ATGAACAAGGTAGTTGATAAGATGTTGGATGCTTATCCTGCAAAGGTTATGAAAAACAGAAAAGAACACATCCTTGTCAAGGATTCTGACGATATCCCTAAAATTGGTGCAAATACAAGGACTATACCTGGGATTATTACAAATAGGGGTTGTTGCTATGCAGGGTGCAAAGGCGTAGTTATAGGGCCAATAGTGGATATGGTGCATATAGTCCACGGTCCAGTCGGATGTTCTTACTATGCATGGGGAACCAGACGTAATAAGGGCAAGGCAAAAGACGGAGGAAAGAATTTCTTAAGTTATGCCTTTACTACAGATATGCAGGAAAGCGATATAGTATTCGGTGGTGATAAAAAGCTGGCGCAAGCCATCAAGGAAGCAGTTGAAACTTTCAACCCCAAAGCGATATCTGTTTCTGCAACATGTCCGGTGGGACTTATAGGAGATGACATACAAAAGGTTGCCAAGGATGCAGAAAAGGAATACGGCATTCCTGTGCTGGCTTTCAGTTGTGAAGGCTATAAGGGCGTTAGCCAATCTGCAGGTCATCACATAGCGAACAACAAGCTTATGAAGGACGTAATAGGAACGATAGATATTCCAAAGCCGAAAGAGAAGGAATTTACGTTGAACATTCTAGGGGAGTACAATATCGGTGGTGACGAATGGGAGATATCCAGAGTTCTCAACAAGATTGGATACAAAGTAGTCGCTTGTATGACCGGTAACTCTGAGTATGAAGATATAGCCAAGTCCCATAATGCAGACTTGAACTTAGTTCAATGCCATAGATCGATAAACTACATAGCTGAGATGATAGAAATCAAATACGGGATGCCTTGGATGAAGGTGAACTTTATTGGTATGGAAAATATGTCAAACACTCTTAGAAATATAGCAAAATACTTTGGGGACGAGGATCTTATCAAGAGAACTGAAGCAGTCATAAGCGAAGAAATTTCAGAAATAGAGGATGAAATGGCGTATTACAAGGAAATGTGCGAAGGAAAGACAGCGATGTTGTATGTAGGTGGCTCCAGAGCCCATCATTATCAAGGGCTTTTAGGAGAAATCGGCATGGATACCATACTAGCTGGATACGAATTCGGGCATAGGGACGACTATGAAGGAAGGGACGTCATACCGGATATAAAACTGGATGCGGATACTCGAAACATAGAAGAAATAACTGTGGAAAAAGACGAACAGAAGTACAGGTTAAGAATTCCCGTGAATAGATTGGAAGAACTTAAGAAAGAGCTTCCTTTAAACCAATACAAGGGTTTGATAACTGACATGAAGACAAATACAGTAGTTATTGATGATTTGAACCACTATGAAACTGAAATAGCTGTGAAGGCTTTGAAGCCATCCTTCTTCGGTTCAGGGATCAAAGATAAGTATATGATCCAAAAGATGGGCATCTACTCCAAGCAAATGCACTCATACGATTACTCAGGACCATACGCAGGGTACAAGGGAGCGGTTAATTTTGCAAGAGATACTGCGGCAGGAATACACACTCCGGCATGGAGCTACACTATTCCCCCGTGGAAGAAAGAGCCTATGATAACAGGGAAAGTGGAAGGAGTTGAAAAGGTATGCTAG
- the nifK gene encoding nitrogenase molybdenum-iron protein subunit beta has translation MLDHTPKEINERSALVVNPAKTCQPIGAMYAALGIHRCLPHSHGSQGCCSYHRMHLTRHYRDPIVASTSSFTEGACVFGGKSNLKKGIENVFEIYDPDVIAVNTTCLSETIGDDLNDIVLSTKVPEGKTVIYASTPSYQGSHVTGFSNMTKAMVTHMVNKNKIIENGKLAVIPGYVEPSDMSEIKRMLSMLGAPFTMFPDTSGVVNSPNTGKYEMYPEGGTTVEELSDLGNCEKTIAMGKFSSEAAAFELEKLCDVEANVINIPIGIKATDDFVMKVLEATGNEMSKELEFERGQLVDLMIDIHNHYHGKKVAIFGDPDIVIPMTEFVISLGMVPKYILTGTPGNAFEKSINEILKEAGIEGSKVKAGGDLMTLHQWMKNEAVDMLIGNTYGKYIARAEDVPLIRVGFPILDRVGHSLFPTVGYKGAMRLIEKISTAFLDKYDRECTDEDFELVM, from the coding sequence ATGCTAGACCATACACCAAAAGAGATCAACGAAAGAAGTGCATTAGTTGTTAATCCGGCAAAAACCTGCCAACCCATAGGAGCAATGTACGCAGCTTTAGGTATCCACAGATGCCTACCCCACAGTCACGGTTCACAGGGATGCTGTTCTTACCACAGGATGCACCTTACAAGACATTACAGAGATCCAATCGTTGCATCCACCAGTTCGTTCACTGAAGGAGCTTGTGTGTTCGGAGGTAAAAGCAACCTGAAAAAAGGTATCGAGAATGTATTTGAAATATACGATCCTGACGTTATCGCGGTCAATACAACATGCTTGTCAGAGACTATCGGTGACGATTTGAACGACATAGTCCTTAGCACCAAGGTGCCTGAAGGAAAAACTGTAATCTATGCAAGTACGCCGAGTTACCAAGGTTCTCACGTGACAGGGTTTTCTAATATGACAAAAGCCATGGTCACTCACATGGTAAATAAAAACAAGATTATCGAAAATGGAAAACTTGCAGTAATCCCAGGATACGTTGAACCAAGTGATATGTCAGAAATCAAGAGAATGCTTAGCATGTTGGGAGCCCCCTTTACGATGTTTCCCGACACAAGCGGTGTGGTAAACTCACCGAACACAGGAAAGTACGAAATGTATCCTGAGGGAGGAACGACAGTAGAGGAGCTAAGCGATCTTGGAAATTGCGAAAAGACGATCGCAATGGGCAAATTCTCATCAGAAGCTGCTGCCTTCGAGCTTGAAAAGCTTTGTGACGTTGAGGCGAACGTCATAAACATTCCTATTGGAATAAAGGCTACCGATGACTTTGTAATGAAGGTGTTGGAGGCTACTGGAAATGAAATGTCAAAGGAACTCGAATTTGAAAGAGGACAGCTTGTGGATCTCATGATAGATATTCACAATCATTATCACGGCAAGAAAGTCGCCATTTTCGGCGACCCGGACATAGTTATTCCAATGACCGAATTCGTAATAAGCTTAGGCATGGTTCCTAAGTATATTTTAACAGGAACACCGGGTAATGCATTTGAAAAATCAATCAATGAAATACTAAAAGAAGCAGGAATAGAAGGATCCAAGGTTAAGGCCGGGGGGGACTTGATGACTCTTCATCAATGGATGAAGAACGAAGCTGTTGATATGCTGATAGGCAATACATACGGAAAGTATATAGCAAGAGCTGAGGATGTGCCCTTGATAAGGGTAGGATTCCCGATACTAGACAGAGTCGGACATAGCTTATTCCCTACGGTAGGTTACAAAGGAGCCATGAGGCTCATAGAAAAGATAAGCACCGCATTCTTGGACAAGTATGACAGAGAATGCACGGACGAAGATTTTGAATTGGTAATGTAA